A genomic stretch from Vanrija pseudolonga chromosome 6, complete sequence includes:
- the CPY1_1 gene encoding Carboxypeptidase Y, whose translation MRLAPLAVLLPALAAPAATAFRLPSPEVAFDLAHGLVDDVLQHAGSAATVLSPAADITLASVPADEHYTITSALHPNHKVRIKSTEGWCDPDVRSFSGYLDVGHGKELFFYFFESRSDPANDPVIMWINGGPGCSSSMGLLMELGPCSVKDDFKTVNDTKVNPHSWNNKANIFFLDEPINVGFSQAKHGQVVSTAEEAGVDVAAFISIFFDTFKEFKGREFHMAGESYGGRYLPIFASAVYDQNKELVKAGKEPINLQSVLIGNGITDWYATTLSYFPYQCTINGNMTETVQSISECVQMAEAVPKCAKMAKENCIDTHDPTNCGIAELFCSLSLGASFQRALKNPYDVTKSCSPEELADSLCYPETKKIKYYLDLPDVRARLGVDKAKGPFESCDWGVNYAFNAAQDNVGQTWLYVSELLERGVRVLNYAGTHDFICNHLAQEPWMAALEWYGKEGYNAAKFEDWVVDGVLAGSYKTYDNLTLLKVYGAGHMVPFDQPKHSAIFLDDWLTAVRK comes from the exons ATGCGCCTCGCTCCCCTCGCTGTCCTACTacccgccctcgcggccccTGCCGCCACGGCCTTCCGCCTGCCCTCGCCCGAGGTCGCGTTCGACCTGGCGcacgggctcgtcgacgacgtgctgcaGCACGCTGGCTCCGCCGCGACGGTCCTCTCCCCCGCGGCGGACATCACGCTCGCGTCCGTtcccgccgacgagcactACACTATCACGTCGGCGCTGCACCCCAACCACAAGGTGCGCATCAAGAGCACCGAGGGGTGGTGTGATCCCGATGTGCGGAGCTTCtctgg ctacctcgacgtcggccacgGCAAGGAGCTCTTCTTCTACTTCTTCGAGTCCCGCTCCGACCCCGCCAACGACCCCGTCATCATGTGGATCAACGGCGGCCCgggctgctcgtcctcgatggGCCTGCTCATGGAGCTCGGCCCCTGCAGCGTCAAGGACGACTTCAAGACGGTCAACGACACCAAGGTGAACCCGCACTCGTGGAACAACAAG GCGAACatcttcttcctcgacgagcccaTCAACGTCGGCTTCAGCCAGGCCAAGCACGGCCAGGTGGTCTCTactgccgaggaggctggCGTGGACGTTGCCGCGTTCATCTCCATC TTCTTCGACACGTTCAAGGAGTTCAAGGGCCGCGAGTTCCACATGGCCGGCGAGTCGTACGGCGGCCGCTACCTCCCCATCTTTGCGTCGGCCGTCTACGACCAGAACAaggagctcgtcaaggccggcaaggagCCCATCAACCTGCAGAGTGTGCTCATCGGCAACGGCATCACCGACTGGT acGCCACCACCCTCTCCTACTTCCCCTACCAGTGCACCATCAACGGTAACATGACCGAGACGGTGCAGTCCATCTCGGAGTGCGTCCagatggccgaggccgtcccCAAGTGCGCCAAGATGGCCAAGGAGAACTGCATCGACACGCACGACCCGACCAACTGcggcatcgccgagctcttcTGCTCGCTCAGCCTCGGTGCCAGCTTCCAGCGCGCTCTCAAGAACCC CTACGACGTGACCAAGTCGTGCTcgcccgaggagctcgccgactcgctcTGCTACCCCGAGACCAAGAAGATCAAGTACTACCTCGACCTTCCTGATGTccgcgctcgcctcggcgtcgacaaggccaagggcccCTTCGAGAGCTGCGACTGGGGCGTCAACTACGCTTTCAACGCTGCCCAGGACAATGTCGGCCAGACGTGGCTCTACGTctccgagctgctcgagcgtgGTGTCCGTGTTCTCAAC TATGCTGGTACCCACGACTTCA TCTgcaaccacctcgcccagGAGCCCTGGATGGCCGCCCTTGAGTGGTACGGCAAGGAGGGCTACAACGCTGCCAAGTTTGAGGACTGGGTCGTTGACGGCGTGCTTGCTGGCTCGTACAAGACCTACGACAACCTGACC CTCCTCAAGGTCTACGGCGCCGGCCACATGGTGCCGTTTGACCAGCCCAAGCACTCGGCCATCTTCCTTGACGACTGGCTCACCGCCGTTCGCAAGTAA
- the GUA1 gene encoding GMP synthase [glutamine-hydrolyzing] encodes MASAEIHDLYDSILILDFGSQYSHLITRRCRELNVYCEMLPCTQKMADLKWKPKGIILSGSPYSVYAPDAPHVDPAVFTAGVPVLGICYGLQEIASVHGGKVEAHTHREYGSAHISVVKTGNKNADALFEGIEAGPEGIQVWMSHGDQLASLPPNFLTVASTPTSPWTAIAHESKPVYGVQFHPEVTHSPRGKEVIGAFVHNVCGIKGGWSMETFIPKEIARIREICGDKGQVIGAVSGGVDSSVAAKIMHEAIGDRFHAIMVDNGVLRLDEAKKVKKMLVEDLGVNLTVVDASDLFLDRLKDVEDPEKKRKIIGNTFIEVFEAEAAKIEEACKADTTKGPIEWLLQGTLYPDVIESISFKGPSATIKTHHNVGGLLDNMKLKLIEPLRELFKDEVRALGRLLGIPAHLVGRHPFPGPGLAIRILGPVTREQVKLLQLADEIYIEEIRAAGLYDQISQAFAALLPVKAVGVMGDARTYEQVIALRAVSTEDFMTADWFVFPPQVLKKISSRITNEVRGINRITYDITSKPPGTVEWL; translated from the exons ATGGCGTCCGCCGAGATCCACGACCTCTACGACTCgatcctcatcctcgactTTGGATCGCAG tACTCCCACCTCATCACGCGACGATGCCGTGAGCTCAACGTCTACTGCGAGATGCTGCCGTGCACGCAGAAGATGGCCGACCTGAAGTGGAAGCCCAAGG GCATCATCCTCTCGGGCTCGCCCTACTCGGTGtacgcgcccgacgcgccgcacgTCGACCCTGCCGTCTTCActgccggcgtgcccgtccTCGGCATCTGCTACGGTCTCCAGGAGATTGCCAGCGTccacggcggcaaggtcgaggcgcACACGCACCGCGAGTACGGCTCGGCGCACATCTCGGTCGTCAAGACGGGCAACAAgaacgccgacgcgctcttCGAGGGCATCGAGGCCGGCCCCGAGGGCATCCAGGTCTGGATGTCGCAcggcgaccagctcgcctcgctgcccccCAACTTCCTGACCGTTGCCTCCACCCCCACGTCCCCTTGGACTGCGATCGCCCACGAGTCCAAGCCCGTCTACGGCGTCCAGTTCCACCCCGAAGTCACCCACTCGCCCCGCGGCAAGGAGGTGATTGGCGCGTTCGTCCACAACGTCTGTGGCATCAAGGGCGGCTGGAGCATGGAGACCTTCATCCCCAAGGAGATCGCGCGTATCCGTGAGATCTGCGGCGACAAGGGCCAGGTTATCGGTGCCGTGTCGGGTGGTGTCGACTCGTCGGTCGCCGCCAAGATCATGCACGAGGCTATCGGTGACCGCTTCCACGCCATCATGGTCGACAACGGTGTCCTCCgtctcgacgaggccaagaaggtcaagaagatgctcgtcgaggacctcggcgtcaacctTACCGTTGTCGACGCGTCcgacctcttcctcgaccgcctcaaggacgtcgaggaccccgagaagaagcgcaagatTATCGGCAACACCTTCATCGAGGTgttcgaggccgaggctgccaagATTGAGGAGGCGTGCAAGGCCGACACCACCAAGGGCCCCATCGAGTGGCTCCTCCAGGGCACGCTGTACCCCGACGTCATCGAGTCGATCTCGTTCAAGGGCCCCTCGGCTACCATCAAGACGCACCACAACGTCGGTGGTCTCCTTGACAACATGAAGCTCAAGCTCATCGAGCCCCTCCGCGAGCTCTTCAAGGACGAGGTCCGtgccctcggccgtctcctcggcatccccgcccacctcgtcggccgccacCCCTTCCCCGGCCCCGGTCTTGCCATCCGTATCCTCGGCCCCGTCACCCGCGAGCAGGTCAagctcctccagctcgctGACGAGATCTACATTGAGGAGatccgcgccgccggtcTCTACGACCAGATCTCGCAGGCCTTTGCCGCCCTGCTGCccgtcaaggccgtcggTGTCATGGGCGACGCCCGTACCTACGAGCAGGTCAttgccctccgcgccgtgtcgactGAGGACTTTATGACTGCCGACTGGTTCGTCTTCCCCCCTCAGGTCCTCAAGAAGATCTCGTCGCGCATCACCAACGAGGTCAGGGGCATCAACCGTATCACCTACGACATTACCTCGAAGCCTCCCGGAAC TGTCGAGTGGCTCTAA
- the CAN1_1 gene encoding Arginine permease CAN1, with amino-acid sequence MNGHGHEKDDIKDDLGFGDLSLGDTSEFANPNYAANGNGNGNGHGASTVKAAEAGGGFEDSQEQGLKRALTSRHISFIGFGGGIGVGLFVGIGQSLAQAGPAGIFLSFAITGVLVWCVIQSIGEIVTKYPVDASFPGLGTRFVDPAVGFTIGWTYWLNMAISVAVECTAIGILVEYWITSVNAAAWIAIALVVIYIFNMLPVNWYGEAEVATACIKVITLVGLMICGLVITLGGAPDRHRRGFEYWKNPGAFNHFNGIPGSLGEFLGFFYSFTNAAFAYGGTEVIVLAGAEAKNPSRQIPKNVRLFVYRQLFFYVGGSLMIGMIVPYNHPDLVNGKGNANSSPWVIAIKTAGIKALPSIINAAIITSALSAGNTYLYIAARTLRGMALNRQAPPFLTKTTRHGVPLMAVLCSAPLGLLAFLSVGSGGASQAFQWLKNLIALNNIMNWGLLAFTYCRFHKAMKAQDISRRTLVWYGRFQPYAAWFAVVFCIIVCIFQGFPVFLKGRWSGADFVASYISFVLYLIPYVGYKLFKRSKMVNPAEADLTSNIINPWDITEEPEPTTWYGKAWRVITH; translated from the exons ATGAACGGGCACGGCCACGAGAAGGACGACATCAAGGACGACTTGGGGTTTGGCGACCTCTCTCTGGGCGACACGTCCGAGTTTGCCAACCCAAACTATGCGGCCAATGggaacggcaacggcaacggccacggcgccagcaccgtcaaggccgccgaggcgggcggcggctttGAAGACTCGC AGGAGCAGGGGCTCAAGCGCGCACTCACATCGCGGCACATTAGCTTTatcggctttggcggcggaATAGGTGTTG GCCTGTTCGTCGGTATCGGCCAGTCACTGGCACAGGCTGGGCCAGCGGGCATCTTCCTCTCGTTTGCCATCACCGGAGTACTGGTCTGGTGTGTC ATCCAATCCATCGGCGAGATTGTCACAAAG TATCCCGTTGACGCGAGCTTCCCGGGTCTGGGCACACGCTTTGTCGACCCCGCGGTCGGCTTCACAATCGGCTGGACAT ATTGGCTCAACATGGCCATCTCGGTCGCGGTCGAGTGCACCGCGATCGGTATCCTTGTCGAGTACTGGATCACGAgcgtcaacgccgccgcatgGATCGCgatcgccctcgtcgtcatctacATCTTCAACATGCTCCCCGTCAACTGGtacggcgaggccgaggtcgcgacggcgtgcaTCAAGGTCATCACGCTGGTCgg CCTCATGATCTGCGGCCTCGTCatcacgctcggcggcgcgccagaccgccaccgccgcggcttCGAGTACTGGAAGAACCCTGGAGCCTTCAACCACTTCAACGGCATCCCCGGGTCGCTGGGCGAGttcctcggcttcttctA CTCGTTCACCAACGCCGCGTTCGCGTACGGCGGAACAGAGGTCATTgtgctcgctggcgccgaggccaagaaccCCTCACGGCAGATCCCGAAGAACGTGCGCCTGTTCGTCTACCGCCAGCTCTTCTTCT ACGTTGGCGGCTCGTTGATGATCGGCATGAT CGTGCCGTACAACCaccccgacctcgtcaacggcaagggcaaCGCCAACTCCTCGCCGTGGGTCATCGCCATCAAGACGGCGGGCATCAAGGCCCTCCCGTCCATCATCAACGCGGCCATCATCACGTCGGCGCTCTCAGCAGGGAACACGTACCTGTACATTGCCGCGCGCACTCTGCGCGGCATGGCGCTCAACCGGCAGGCGCCGCCGTTCCTCACCAAGACGACGCGGCATGGTGTGCCCCTCATGGCCGTGCTGTGCTCCGCcccgctcggcctgctcgccttCCTATCCGTcgggtcgggcggcgcgagccagGCGTTTCAGTGGCTCAAGAACCTGATCGCGCTCAACAACATTATGAACTGGGGCCTGCTGGCCTTCACCTACTGCCGCTTCCACAAGGCCATGAAGGCGCAGGACATCAGCCGCCGCACCCTCGTGTGGTACGGCCGCTTCCAGCCGTACGCGGCGTGGTTTGCCGTCGTGTTCTGCATCATCGTGTGCATCTTCCAGGGCTTCCCCGTCTTCCTCAAGGGACGGTGGAGCGGCGCCGACTTTGTCGCGTCCTACATCA GCTTTGTGCTCTACCTCATCCCGTATGTCGGGTACAAGCTCTTCAAGCGATCAAAG ATGGTCAACCCCGCAGAGGCAGACCTCACATCCAACATTATCAACCCGTGGGACATCAccgaggagcccgagccgacgacgtggtACGGCAAAGCCTGGAGGGTCATCACTCATTGA
- the IMP1 gene encoding Mitochondrial inner membrane protease subunit 1 — MSSAGHFRRAFSHRAREYGSVFRHLVLPTSKRVVQFLCAAHLFREVAYDMVPCSGSSMLPSLAIDGDVIIHSPMAYWRSLIPWGPRFVMPQRGELVVAVNPNEFRGTVCKRVVGLPGDIVEFDPRRGGVTWSAGSLVPQLEADKRKEKDLTFVKVPKGHVWLSGDNMSNSTDSRDYGPMPIAMIRGKVIKVISGFGFKQPLVTTVTELGPSSEPPRVSSSSSSSTSRNSCPV, encoded by the exons ATGTCGAGCGCTGGGCACTTCCGGCGAGCCTTCTCGCACAGAGCGCGCGAGTACGGCTCGGTTTTCCGTCACCTCgtgctgccgacgagcaAGCGCGTCGTGCAGTTCCTCTGTGCGGCGCACCTGTTCCGCGAGGTAGCGTACGACATGGTACCGTGCAGCGGGTCGAGCATGCTCCCGTCGCTCGCGATCGACGGGGACGTGATCATCCACTCGCCCATGGCGTACTGGCGCTCCTTGATCCCTTGGGGCCCGCGGTTTGTCATgccgcagcgcggcgagctcgtcgtcgccgtcaaccCCAACGAGTTCCGCGGAACGGTGTGCAagcgtgtcgtcggcctgcccggcgacattgtcgagtttgacccgcgccgcggcggtgtgaCCTGGTCAGCGGGCTCGCTCGTCccccagctcgaggccgatAAGCGCAAAGAAAAAGACCTCACGTTTGTCAAGGTGCCAAAGGGCCATGTGTGGCTCAGCGGCGACAACATGTCCAactcgaccgactcgagAGACTATGGCCCCATGCCAATTGCCATGATCCGCGGGAAAGTCATCAAGGTT ATCTCCGGTTTCGGTTTCAAGCAGCCCTTGGTGACAACGGTGACAGAGCTGGGGCCGTCATCCGAGCCGCCGAGggtgagcagcagcagcagcagcagcaccagcagaAATTCCTGCCCAGTGTGA
- the velB_2 gene encoding Velvet complex subunit B: protein MSNSRPRSATPRSVGRTATERPSTTSDLPTPGPSRGRLDTGGEWTPVTLIKSGMFAGRYMSFWLDVAQEPVHGRRKTEKDRRPLAPSPIVRLWIREHAHQNAAGVAVDPADIEVSHIVCAAELFSPQRQPTPAQSESSSFPLPLRETASPRRRTPSPARLALDGYIKRSPGTVSASPQDDRDAIDSRYPPTPPLNNQPPRMEEADAIPDDRPSSATRPPSQASEGSRGSRGSRGRSARVTQSEPLGDRPGSGSRKVVPGRNLYGNLHVAGVRVPAMEGGVGLWFLFTDLSIRNEGRYDEHITPPALLVLTNSPPSYSLRFRCFDMTAIGSVSNSDPIPPLVECQSADFKVYSPRNFPGLPKPTELAEHFARQGYKLNTRKNERQAASPPASPSSATFQPDAAKPPHH from the exons ATGTCCAATTCTCGCCCTCGGTCTGCCACACCGCGTTCCGTcgggaggacggcgacggaaCGTCCATCAACAACGTCCGACCTCCCAACCCCGGGACCATCACGAGGGCGATTAGACACGGGCGGTGAATGGACACCAGTCACACTCATCAAATCAGGCATGTTCGCGGGGAGATACATGAG CTTCTGGCTCGATGTTGCTCAAGAGCCTGTGCATGGACGTCGCAAGACCGAGAAGGACCGACGCCCGCTTGCGCCAAGTCCGATCGTCCGTTTGTGGATCCGTGAGCATGCCCACCAGAACGCCGCAGGAGTAGCCGTGGACCCAGC GGACATTGAAGTGTCCCATATCGTCTGCGCAGCAGAGCTCTTCTCCCCCCAACGACAGCCAACACCAGCTCAGTCTGAATCCTCAAGTTTCCCATTACCATTACGAGAGACAGCATCACCAAGACGACGGACACCTTCTCCAGCAAGACTGGCGCTTGACGGATACATCAAACGATCCCCTGGAACAGTGTCGGCGTCACCGCAGGACGACCGCGATGCGATCGACTCTCGATACCCTCCAACCCCTCCTCTAAACAACCAGCCGCCCAGAATGGAGGAGGCAGACGCGATCCCTGACGATCGTCCTTCATCAGCAACACGGCCGCCATCGCAGGCTAGTGAAGGCAGTCGAGGCAGCAGAGGGAGCCGAGGCCGCTCCGCCAGGGTGACACAATCTGAACCACTTGGTGACAGGCCTGGTAGCGGCTCGCGCAAAGTGGTGCCAGGACGAAACCTCTATGGCAATCTCCATGTTGCTGGAGTTCGCGTCCCTGCAATGGAAGGAGGCGTCGGCCTCTGGTTCCTCTTCACG GACCTGTCCATTCGAAACGAGGGAAGGTATGATGAACACatcaccccgcccgcccttcTCGTGCTCACCAACTCGCCTCCCAGTTACTCTCTCCGATTTCGTTGCTTTGACATGACAGCCATTGGCTCTGTATCCAACAGCGACCCCATCCCACCACTCGTCGAGTGCCAGAGCGCAGACTTCAAGGTCTACTCGCCGCGCAA TTTTCCAGGCCTGCCAAAGCCAACAGAACTAGCGGAGCATTTTGCCCGCCAGGGGTACAAGCTTAACACCCGAAAG AATGAGCGACAGGCGGCTTCGCCTCCAGCATCACCATCATCAGCCACGTTCCAGCCAGACGCTGCGAAACCACCCCATCATTAA
- the velB_2 gene encoding Velvet complex subunit B — MSNSRPRSATPRSVGRTATERPSTTSDLPTPGPSRGRLDTGGEWTPVTLIKSGMFAGRYMSFWLDVAQEPVHGRRKTEKDRRPLAPSPIVRLWIREHAHQNAAGVAVDPADIEVSHIVCAAELFSPQRQPTPAQSESSSFPLPLRETASPRRRTPSPARLALDGYIKRSPGTVSASPQDDRDAIDSRYPPTPPLNNQPPRMEEADAIPDDRPSSATRPPSQASEGSRGSRGSRGRSARVTQSEPLGDRPGSGSRKVVPGRNLYGNLHVAGVRVPAMEGGVGLWFLFTDLSIRNEGSYSLRFRCFDMTAIGSVSNSDPIPPLVECQSADFKVYSPRNFPGLPKPTELAEHFARQGYKLNTRKNERQAASPPASPSSATFQPDAAKPPHH, encoded by the exons ATGTCCAATTCTCGCCCTCGGTCTGCCACACCGCGTTCCGTcgggaggacggcgacggaaCGTCCATCAACAACGTCCGACCTCCCAACCCCGGGACCATCACGAGGGCGATTAGACACGGGCGGTGAATGGACACCAGTCACACTCATCAAATCAGGCATGTTCGCGGGGAGATACATGAG CTTCTGGCTCGATGTTGCTCAAGAGCCTGTGCATGGACGTCGCAAGACCGAGAAGGACCGACGCCCGCTTGCGCCAAGTCCGATCGTCCGTTTGTGGATCCGTGAGCATGCCCACCAGAACGCCGCAGGAGTAGCCGTGGACCCAGC GGACATTGAAGTGTCCCATATCGTCTGCGCAGCAGAGCTCTTCTCCCCCCAACGACAGCCAACACCAGCTCAGTCTGAATCCTCAAGTTTCCCATTACCATTACGAGAGACAGCATCACCAAGACGACGGACACCTTCTCCAGCAAGACTGGCGCTTGACGGATACATCAAACGATCCCCTGGAACAGTGTCGGCGTCACCGCAGGACGACCGCGATGCGATCGACTCTCGATACCCTCCAACCCCTCCTCTAAACAACCAGCCGCCCAGAATGGAGGAGGCAGACGCGATCCCTGACGATCGTCCTTCATCAGCAACACGGCCGCCATCGCAGGCTAGTGAAGGCAGTCGAGGCAGCAGAGGGAGCCGAGGCCGCTCCGCCAGGGTGACACAATCTGAACCACTTGGTGACAGGCCTGGTAGCGGCTCGCGCAAAGTGGTGCCAGGACGAAACCTCTATGGCAATCTCCATGTTGCTGGAGTTCGCGTCCCTGCAATGGAAGGAGGCGTCGGCCTCTGGTTCCTCTTCACG GACCTGTCCATTCGAAACGAGGGAAG TTACTCTCTCCGATTTCGTTGCTTTGACATGACAGCCATTGGCTCTGTATCCAACAGCGACCCCATCCCACCACTCGTCGAGTGCCAGAGCGCAGACTTCAAGGTCTACTCGCCGCGCAA TTTTCCAGGCCTGCCAAAGCCAACAGAACTAGCGGAGCATTTTGCCCGCCAGGGGTACAAGCTTAACACCCGAAAG AATGAGCGACAGGCGGCTTCGCCTCCAGCATCACCATCATCAGCCACGTTCCAGCCAGACGCTGCGAAACCACCCCATCATTAA